In Ornithodoros turicata isolate Travis chromosome 1, ASM3712646v1, whole genome shotgun sequence, the DNA window tGTGAGGACATTACAATCATCTGGTACAGCTTTTGCCATGGCTGCTAGAGGGACTGGGAGTGGAGAGGTGCTCAATCAGGTCTTATCGGAATCTGTCAAAGTAGTTTTTAGTTAATAGAAAGCATAATTTGACTTGTAGTTACAGTACATGACGCTTTAGCCCCGGGCGAACTACTTGTTAGAAACTTTTTTTGTCGATTTCATACTGCTGAAACCCTGAACACATGCGCTCTGAATTGTTACTGTTCAAAACATAAGGAGCTCACAAGCATTTACTATACTTTTAAAAAGTGGGAtatgcagcctactgcacaagCTTTTTTGACTATCAGATGTTTGTAACCATGTAATTCTTACCCGTGACATTTATTACTAAAAGTTGCGACAAATTATTCTCCTGTCAAATTTAGCAGAAATTACACTTCAACACACTTGCACAAGTAATCCAGCATCTTTCTCATTCGTGGCTTCAGTATTTATTGCTAgtaagaaaacgagaaaaaaaaaaggtcccagTCACAAAAACACAGTCATATCTGGTCAACAGCACCCGTTAGAGCGGAGCAACAGTGTGACGTAGTGCATGTATGTAGCTCTAGTGCATGTACACTTAGCTTTGAAAGTTATCTCAATGTTTTCTGACAGACAAAGAATGCTAATCATATGTATATATTCACAAAATTTGCCCAAAAGTATTTACCCACCAGTAAGTGCAACATGCAGGAAGACATCAAAACTGCATCATAAAAATCACTTGTGAATAAAAACCACATGTACATTCATAAATAAACTTGAAAATAAACAAGTTGGCGCTGCTAGCGTACATACGCAAAGTTCTGCTTACCACTTTGAAAAACTTTTGAAGCGATGGCCTTTTGCAGCATATGATTAATTTGCGCCAGCGTTGCACTTCTGTCTGTAAACGACCCAtgtcttctttttatttcgaaCTCTCGTGGTCTTTGTTCACTGATTTTCGCGGAATCCAGGGGCAGAAACAGTGTCTTCTTCTGCATGCCTTCGTGCAGTGCTTGTTTCTCCTGCCTTGCCTAAAAGCCGCAAAGACGACATGTTTCGATCACCGAATACTGGTGTACACCGTGCGACGAGCGAAATCTGTGACCCCTATTCACTTCTAATCAGTCACTAGAACACCAGAATAATTCATTTCGTGGTGCAATAGAAGTGCCGGTActtatctttttttcttctgcaagTGGCTCGTGATCCACTTTACATCTGCTTCAGCGCCGCTCATTCATCCTGCCTTTTTTCTGGAATTTTTTACGACAAAGAAGTAAGAAAACTTATTGAAAATGATCTGTCGAAACCACCTTACCTGTCGTGTAACATGTGTCGTCTCGTCGCATTCCAAAATGCCCCGAAAAACTTTCGTTTGTCGTAGTATTCTATTGCGTGGAAGGTCACAATTGTATTGTGCTCGACGACATGCTTTTCCGATTCGTTCTCACATTGAATAAATAGGAACATAACTGCAAACTTGCCAACGAAGGGAACCGCACCGAGCGACACAAATAATAATGGCGCCGTCATGTTCAGAAACTGCCAGAAACAGAATCAGGATCAGTCCTACTACGCGTACAGGTGGCGCGTTATGTTAGTCGTCATAGGAAGCCACACGGAGAGGAAATATCCATTACGAATTAATGTGCGCATGGGGTTTAAAAAGGACCAGTACATTAAACTAATAAGAACTAAATTCCTACAAACTTTCCTAGCACATAACTAATAGCATTTTGGAAAATTTCTTACGTAAATCGAGTTATTTTCAGGAAAACCACGCGTCAAGTTTTCCATGTTTCGTTGTACTTAAAAGGTAACTGTTCACTAAAGGAACGTTTCTTGCTCATGTGTCGTTGTCTTTTATCTCTGTTGACTGTCTTACAACAAGGCGAAGAGTAACGCGCACGAAATCCGATTTCAAGTGTATCGTCGTATCGGGGAAGCTGTTTTTAGTGCCGGTATTTGCTGTCTTtgtccttgtgtgtgtgtgtgtgtgtgtgtgtgtgtgtagtgccGTCAAGCATAGATGTAGTGAACCGtgtgaacgtcattttgtgaGAGAGGATGCCAGTGAGTCCGCGCCCTTAAACCATTGTCGGCAACTCTGCTGTTACCGGCACCCAGAGCCGGGCACAAGCAAACAAATGTGACGACACACCAAGCTACCAATAATAAAAGCAATTATAACAACAtcaataataatataataacagCAATAATAACAACACAACAGCTGTcacttcgtgttttttttttccttttctcgttttttATTACGTGCCACATTCCCATGCTGTTTATCGCACGACAAGTACCTGTCGCCACAGCGAGATCGACCATCTGCGGTGGCGGGAAATATGTCTGCTGTACTACAAAGCTGCTTGTTGTACAGCATCCATTTCTGTCGTTACTACAGACTCTTTTGTACTTACAACAAGACCGCCTGTCGTAACGACAGAGCAGTCTGTCGTGACGACAAACGTGTACGTCACACGACAAAAGTGTTTGTCGTTACGACAGGCGCTCCTGTCGTAACTACAGACTTGTTTTGTAGTTACGACAGAAGTTCTGTCATGACGACAGAAATTTCTGTAGTGACGACAGAAGTGCCTGTCGTACGACAAAAAATCCTGTTGTCACGACAGACATCTCTGTCGTATTTTTCGATCGGGATGCAACATCAATTTCGGCTTTGAGGAAACCCTAGGTTGCGGTGGGGGACGTCTCCCGCTAGTTTCCAGAAAAGAATGGAAAGGGACAAATGAAAAGACGGGGAAAACCGGTTCTGTAGGGACTGGGGGACAGTGAACTTGTCTCTGTGTGTATGCTATTGTGTCCTCCTCGTGGAAATATTCAACAAAATCCAAGAATGTGAGTCAAAATTGCGTTTAATCTGTGCACATGTAATGATCCCGAATGCAAAAGAATGCATAGGCTTTGTAGCCTCTTTCATATTGATGAAAACTGTCCTTCTTATCAAGCTTCTTCTTAACGATATCGTTGGTTATTGACTAAATTCTATGTCAGTGTGAAAGATTTCTCGCAACCTTCGTGTCTTCTTGTCGTCGATATATCAGTCATCTGACTAAAGCTTGTATATTGCTAAAAGCGCACTCTTCGTAAATGTATTCGTAACCTGGAACACTTGGCCAGAGgccttttaataataataactgggcgtttacgtcgcgagaccaTTGAGATTCAAGGGCCTTTTGTGATTACACATCCTTTATGCTCACCATATTGAAATGATTGTCATGAATGAGATTGGATGTCGACCATGAAATCACTTCTTCCGTCCGCTATATTGTTGTTCCTTTCAGACATCCAGATTACATATTGTTGCAAGTTTTCGCACACAAAAAAGTGAGAATGTTCTAATGTCAACACCAGATTACTAGGATGAAAAATGCCTTAAGGCAgtgcatcaccaccgacgctctatgggaatccccatacattttttgCCTCCCctagcgccgcgaaaatttggttgatctccgtgcaactgcttttaaatggaagaggatgcGTAGATGTAGTGCatgatcgaagcagattttgcgttttagacgCAGGATtttttatatcgtcgtcgaaaggtttgAGAAAAGATATATTTCGAGGTTCCGCTCGCTTACAAAGTAGAGCCGCCCGAAATGgaaaatctggctcgatcacgctttagaaaaacatatcaagaaccaataccaacaaaaaaaagcatctgtgttaagccgttgactcggcacacgagtttttgtcaggtatggtcatccgtggagtacgccgcttcagaatgggcagcgcagtgctgccatctctcatCGAGTGTGTGGTCACAAGCAACAATAATTTGACCGCTGGAAATGATATTCCGCTGCACGTGGCCggaagacgacgaggccgacgttgaccatgacgcgggagcacgagcacgggcagcgtagcccagccccaaattttgtttattgtttgttcAACGATGCTCATTTTCTCGGGGGAACAGTAGATTAAACTTATTTGTCTTGGAATTCCCAGTCGCAGCCACAGAAATGTGGAaggatcatgcttgtaaaaaaatAGTGGTTAGGTTATACAGTGAAATCTTTTCTTTTACACTGGATGCCGGAAACCTGGCAGCGCTTTTAGCACTCATCCAGTAGGATGTCAACGGGAAGGGCGGTCTGTTGTTTCATGTGACAACTTTACAATAGTTATTTGAACCGCACTGGGTATCCCCTCGTCCCACGACGTGGTTAGGAGCGCGGATCAAGTGCGGTCCCCTAGAGTCTAAGCATTTGAAATTTCGGGCGGCGGATGGAGCTGGTTGGGACAGATTTCAGACACGTCCATATCGTTTACTGCACAATAAGGTGCGACGAACAATTTGATGGGTACTGGTGCATATATGCTTCGGCTGAGAAAAGTTATTCAGGATCGAAGTTGAATCAGAATGGAAGCTGAAATAGAATCGGTGCACTTGGGACCCAGGTCGAAGTACGATAAATAAATGGTTAGAAATATTGTCGTTACGACGTCATGAGCGAGCACTGGGATGGCAGAAGCGTCAAAAACTGGCGGCACGGCAAACCCACCGTGCCGTCTTCCTCACACTGTTACACAATGAGGGCGTCAGGGCGGACACTGATGAACCTGAGCATATGATGCCAGTAAAACCTTAGTGGTACCTCAGAAAGTTATACATGTGTAGTTATTCGCACGATGAAGCAAAGATTATAACACCTGGATGCCTCCGCCTCGTGTGCGCTATGAAACCATTAGTTTTTCTAGGGGACCTTTGCTGCATTATGGATACATGAAAACACATGTGCAATTATTTGTGCAATTTGACGTCGCTTTGACAGCAGCGAAGTGCGTATTTCAGACGACTAAATGTTTTGGGCTTTAGCTACATGTCAATATTTTGAGTTTCAGCTACATGTCAAGATGGTGAGATTTAGTTACAGGTCAGTATTGTgagctttagttacatgtcaatgttttgggctttagttacatgtcaacgTTTTGGCCTTCagttacatgtcaatatttTGGGTTTTAGTTACATGTCGATATTGTGGgatttagttacatgtcagtattgtgggctttagttacatgtcaatgTTTTGgcctttagttacatgtcaatattgtgggctttagttacgCCTGTCTTCACTAATGCATCTGTTCagtagcttcaaggcgctcggaaTCTATCACCCAGTCAGTTGCGCACTTGCGGACATGGaagtcgtttctgaacgcagaaaaggacTGCGCAGTGAACCaacactgcagtgcaaaatgtgcacactaaagggtgtggctgacactgaggttccaccaagcatcggacaagaccatatggacgtgaacaccgcTGTAGTTTTGGGAGTCCTCTCTAGTGGAACGACATATTGAATCGATGCTCAGTTATGTGCCGCACTAAACATGTCGTGTATGgtgaccggaacattcgcgaaatatcaggaccaactggcggacggtagcaagcgtacaggacagagtcacgtaccggaactgaggaagtgcggtctgtggaagtgcgcacatgtctactggtaccagatccacggccaactccacgtataaccaaccggCAGTACTGCCTGTTCGTTGTAGGTACTGCACGACGCCTTTCGGAAGGGGAAAGGGTGGTGtaccttgcgcgaatttataacgactacctCCTTCCAGAGCCtgttgaccctcgctatcctcgaagcatgcgaattagAGTTCCCGATTGTAGAAGGAAGCACGCTAAGCCAGAagaattgtaatcagtgtgccgTGTGCCTTTTGCCAATCGAGACAAGGTCATGTGATGTCGGCAGCCTCGACGAGGACGAGAAAGAAAGCTAGAGCggatttctggaagttcctgcgcggATAGGCAAGATAACACTCACAATGGcaatttgttatgaaatgctctcactccgagatccaCGAGGTGAAGGTCACTCCCAGACGATTGGGACATCAGAGACCCAGTTCACGGAATGCTGATCTGTACTtgggcgaagtctggggccgtggttagtgacgaccaggatgagcCAACAGACCCGAATTATGTACTCGACTaaactggaaacctccattcgcactttacgttccaagcagctgtatggtccacgcacacacatttttctcctctaccctgcttttcttcccttttcttcttctcttttgcctttctcgtcctcctccactgatgtccaaggatatgggaaacgccatgcagcctctttgcagttttattgcatttccgttgactgtgcaagtaaatgaaccgttttgcaccaccacaacgtgcTCTGAAATTTCTAAGCCCAGGGTgacaggaaataaagaaaacaggttgcggtttcgtttcgcaatttccgcgtaatgtcggtaggctataacatgtcGACACCAACCTGTCTCAACCgcgtcgtgtccaacctaggtTTTTGTGTTACGAGAGATTTCGTCTATTATATGcgcaagcattgcagaaatcacacgaaacgactagtgactaacccttcgcccgacaacaacACAGCAGGGAACAGCAACAGCtcaacgaagaagttcaggagacagctggacagcctgtgcgcattcaaaagccgcgccactaatgaggctcgtgcacatgacgtcacgcgcagcctttgagcgcctttgagccgcgtgactcgggaaaacatgtgGATGCGTCACATGCGTCttactgcgggccgaatgaggtAACAGCATGTGTTTTTCCAATAtcacgcataccgcaacaactcacgacatgccctcctactgtaacgccggtgcggcaatatgttttcccgagtcacatGACTAAACGTGACATCACTGCACAACCCTCATTGTTCCGTTtggctgagcgcgatatgcgtgtttacagtattggacttggcatgggtgagcacgagcggtcatatgttggcacaagatttcgcttaacccgtcgcgcgccaagagaaaacaaaaataacacagaaagaagacgttacatcagcggtactgcatttacaagcaagcgccaaaatgttgtgaagcggtgactgcgcgaaccgtttcgctcgctgcgccatccctcgactgtagacgacgaagtgccgtCTATCATTCGCCGCCTTAAAGGGAGGATCGGCAacggttgtgcccaaaattaagtgaaggttggtttcagcagagaccacccACAGATGCTGACAGCAGCCTCCGTTTCCAATAAACGTGCGCGCATAATTTATGAACAGCAAAAACGatagagcgaaaccgaaactatgagagcaggcggtggcatcggaatcgaCGAGCGCttcgccgtgacgtcagtcgcgagattcgtctgccgtgattcccatgtgttgtattgcattgaagacgcaAGGAAGCAAGTTACGCTTAACGTGCAAtcatggaaaccgactccgCATCACAATACAGCTTCACGGGACTTGAGCCCGATTCAGGCGTGTATTCTGATGAGGAGAATGACTTGACGGtcaccataaaccacaacgactcgccgttttcgacggaccctgtaccagtgcgcgcgtcCCTTGAAACCGAGACCTCGGACCCATACACTGAAGAATGTCGAACTCAAAGTAACGAATGGTGAGTTTCAAATAGCGTGTCGCACGTTCTTATATATTTGccacgggtgcacgcgtaacatgaaacatgttgcaggtgcacgTGCGGTCGGTGCCACCCGCAGGAAACCAACGAATTCGTTTGCTGCAGAGAGCTCGACGCGGGGACAGTATGTGATGACGAGTGCGTGGACTGCATAACGGTGCACGACCTCTTCCAACTCATGTGCTTGCACAGGAGGCAGCTTCAGGTGCGCAGCCGGTTCCTACGGAACGAGCGTCCGTTTTACATGGAACGCTGCTCTAGTGGCGACACCAACAGGTATTTAGCCTTACCTTTGACCTGGTAATGTCCACGTCCTGAAGTGACTTTGCACGTTGATCATGTCCTGCAGGGGCGGCGGAACGTGCTGAGCGCGCGGGCTCAGGACTGTGGTCGGCGCCCCCCATCCTCCTCAATCCCCTTACACTGGTATCGTGAACAGTTCAACTGTTCAAAGTGAACAGTTGTGCCTGCCTAGTTTATGTCAAATACTTGTGAATGCAAGATTCTTGTTTTGGATTTTTCTGTAACTTATTCAAACTTCATTTGGTTTCAGACATGAAGCTTTATTTTTAAATTGTTTTTGTATCTTCTTGCATTTTAAGTCCAAGGTGTAGCTTACAGTCCTGTTTATTATATATACTGGTTTCGTCAACTTCACATTTATAGTGCCCtgatattttatttttctaaagTCAAAATGAATTTGTAATCTTGTTGTGAGTGGAGCTGAATCTTGAGACATATGATTGGGGGTTCTGTACCTTTAAACACAGTATAGCGACTACACCCCTGTTAGTCAGGCTGTATCTCCTGTGGGAACAAGTTTAGCTGTCCTTACCCCCTCTTCCGCTACCATTGATGTCCTGTCCACAACAGCACCTGCGGGCTGAAGTTTGCAGATTTACAATATGTACTTTTAATGGGACACAGCTCCGATAGGTCTATACTAGCCCTCGAACGGCAACTGAAGCGAAGATTCCGAGCTCACAATCTGAATATGTGTATTACTTTACAACCTGAATATATGTGTGTTACTTTTGCCTTTCTGAGCACACCCTGTGCATGTCGGACCACCATTGCTTCCCGCTTTTGGCTATCGTGGCAAATGGGTCACTGGTGATCATGGAATCCGGCACACACAGGCAGCAACAATAAAATTTAAAGGAACATTCTTTGGTTACCAGGACTTCACTGTGCTCACAGCATTGCTCTGTCGGAGCTCAATGTATTTTTTGCAACCTTTTGCAGGGCCCTGCGCTACACAGCGTACCGGGAATTTGTGGTTTTAGTGCACGGCAGAGGACTGGGTGCTGGACAGCGACGAAGAATACCCGGATGTGCGCTTAGGCGAATAAGATAGGCATTCCTGTCTGCTACGTACACGCATTTCGGATGGAATTAGCCTGTTGGACTGATTTGGCTCTGCCCGTGCATGCGCAATGTGAAGTGCTACTTTGTAGTATTGTGTGTTACGTGTTAGGCTTCTGCGAGCATACTAGGCTTGGTGCAATACATTTATTTCTGGTTGGTAAGTTACCTTCCAAAGATGTGTACAAAGTAGTCCCACGTCAACAACGAAATTTTTGTTGTACCCCTTCCAGTGATTCATAACATGCACAGCTTCAAGAAGAGCTAACCATACCAGCACAATGTGAGTGAATCATTATTGAGGAAGATTTTAGCCACCCAAGCTCCATTTCGTGAATATTTatggaatgaagagaatttatGGAATTCATAGAtggagaagttacccgtcaaaaagaacttgattgaatatcacatattatggcataaaatgccatggaaAATATATGGACATGAGTGAAAagtgaattaaaagtaacttggaacatAGCTTAAGATACTTTGGTAAAGTTACCCGAAAAAGaaatgagttcctctgaaagttatcCTGGCACAAAAGCACTGAATTAAGTTACCGAGTTACCAAAAAatggaacttagttacagtaacaagtTACCTCGAGCTCTGGTACCATTGATGCGGTCTCAACCAACAGTTTTGTCCAAATCAATGATTGTTCACCAAAGgcagctaacgtggctgtaatCTTGCTCAAGAACGAGACCTGGTCACCCCGACTGATATTACTAGCTCCGCTTAAAGCTGTACACTCTATGAAAGAAAGAGCATGATCTGCATCTTCTCTGGGGTAAGGCTTTTTCGCTGAGAGCAATGTTTGAAAAGGTAATAACTGGAGAGTGGACGTTTAGGCTCGTAAAATATGCACCGTCTACCCTCCACGTGCAGACAGTCTGATTTGGAGATATTTTGCCTGTACTCCAGCAAGGGACTGGTCACCTGGGGAAGAAATAAATGACAACATGGAGAAAATTTGTTGACAAGTTCTTTTCTAGGGAAATATTTCAGGGGACCTCCCTTGACACTGCCTTCTGGCTATGCTAATCTCTGCGACTTACTGTGTGCTTGCAATGCTGCTGTTTCTGAAGCGGGAATGATGCACAGCTGTAGCATCCTGCAGAGTTGGCTTAATGCCGTATGTGCCGCACAATGACGGCTTGGTTGTGGTTGTATTGGCCAACGTAGCTTCTTTGTAGGAAGGCCACTGCTCCAAACATTTGAAGAGCTCGGTGAACAGCCTATAATGTAGCCTGTAATGTCCGTGTTGTTACAATGAGCCAAATATAAAAATGCAACATGATAGTTGCACAAACCGTAtgagccgcactccttcagtggaacccccccccctccgcttTGCTTGCTTAGATGGTTTCAAGGTGCACCTGTCCGAGCCATCGTCATTCTTCAAAACAATACGCTCATCATTGAAATTATAATGGAAAGCCGCGATGCGTATCCTGGCAACCAACAACGGTAAATTCAGCAACTATTCCATCATGCAGCTCAATATGTTATCGCACACATTCACTGTCTATTCACCACTACAGCAGTATGTTATCAGACACCTACCTTGCCATCATGCCATCATAGGAGAATGCCGTGGATTTGGGGGCAAAATGAATGAGGAGGCTATGGAAAGCCTCCAGACCATATGTTTGTTCCCGTGGTGACACTTGTGGAAGGTCAGCTGTCAATGATTTCGCCATAATCATCTCCCGCAACTTGCAGAAATTTTCAGAACCTACGAAGTAGAACCTCCAGGGTTATACTGGACGACCTGCAGCAGCAGCTATTCACTGGTAATTCTTAATACAATGGGACAACAACAAAGGGTTAATCATCTTCCTCAACTTTCCCGAGACAACAAAGGCTCAGGTAGATCTGGTACATTTGTCTTGCCTGTGACTAGCATTGAACTCAAATTTGAAGGAACATGCCTATGGAAATGTTACTATggaaatggaaatgatttaaaTTACAACGGTCTAGTTTCGGTTAATTCATGTTTTTTCGCTACTGACGCAAGCTCCGCTTGGCAGAGCAGCGGCGCTGAATCAATGGGGAAGTGTCCTTGTAGACTGGCCTGCAAACTTTTTTAAGAACTGTTGAGCCCAAAGTATGGGGGTGCTCATAGACTCGACAAAATaccaaaaatgaaaaaaaaatcacattttaaaGCAAAATTCTTTGTGTGCTTTGCATAACCACCTACTGGTGGCACAAGGACAAtatagtacagggtgtgtgcagaaaaacgtgacccgcattttttacatgtaactcgttgtctacttagccgaggaacttccagtggcgcacgacggcgtatttatgcgtgcgaaagctacaaaaaaatcctggaagccatactcagagtaaaaaaataaacagagcgcgaaaacatgcgcttccatgcattagaatagggcggtcatgacagtgcatggtagtgcatttcggtctcaggagagttatgtgcaggcaccgctaggggtactggcgatgagcatccatgtgggacatcgtttcgatttatgcactgatagctcccctagcgatacttgaacacaactctcctacgtgcaccatgttgccctttcacatacaccctgttgtccactatgttgccctattctgatgcacggaagccgacgttttcgtcgTTCTGTTTATTTtataagctgagtatggcttccacaatttttctgcagatttcgcacgcataaatgcaccatcgtgcgccaccggaagttcgttagttcggtaggcaacaagctacgtgcctaaatgcgggtcacgtttttctgaacacaccctgtatataagtaTATTTTAAGTTTTTGGTTACGTTCTGATAATTCAAGCGAAACGTGCTGGACGCTTCGAGTTTGAATTAACGAGTCTACTGCATACATGAACAGAGTAGATGGCCGCATGCACGATGTTATGTCTCTGGGCTTACCTTCTTGCAGCCAAAGTCTCTCACCAAGATCGCCGTGAAAGCAGGCTGGGTGAAGAGGGTTTGGGTGGACGTGGATGTTGGCCACATGCCTCATGAGGGATGTCCACTTTGCGAGGATAACGTCACCATTTTCGTCACTGGTTGTAGCGCACCAATAGAGGTGGCGTACCACAGACTGGCACCACAGGCCAAGCTCCTTGCAACGCTTCTGTTTCGCAGCCTCACAAATTTTCTTCTTAATCGCTAAGCAGAATGCATAATAAAATGTTAGCAGATTTTATCCTCTCAGGCTGTACTTTCAGACGAGACAGCCTAGGGCTAAACGGAAGTACACATTCAAAACAATGCGTTACATTGCTTCTGCACAACGGAACACATGCTGATGTTCATATTTACCTTTCGCTAAATGCCAGGCGTCAAATATGTGCTTAATTTGTACATACTTGTGTTTTAAAAAGGCTTTTACACCCGTATGCGTATCGGTGATTAGCATGTCGATCTCCAACCCCTTGCTGATCAAGTAAGCTAGAGCTTCCTCAAGGCCCTTCTTTTCCATGTTGTTGCTACTGCCCACCACAGTTGACTGAAAGCTGAAAGCAAATTGACAAGTTGTTGCATCTGTGGGAAATGATTGAAACTAGCCAGCACAATTACCGTGACAAGCTCAAAGTGAACTATCTTGTTGGTGGGGCCTCCATTAGTGTTTAAGTTCCAATTAAAGCACAGTGACCGGGAGAATCGCATCTTGCGTCTCCAGCAACACCAACTGCTTATCCTTCAGCTCTCCAAGCACCGTGGCCTGCTCATTTTCCCATACCTGAAACATGGCTCTGTTACTTATATGTATGTGGTGGCCTTTTTCTTAACACGTCGCTGTACAATTTATCCTTGCAAATCAGTCAAGACTGCAGCATACCGTGCACTGCGGTTCCAACACAAGTCAGGAATGTTTATCAATTTGTGGTCATTCACAGCAGCAGTTGGTCATTGGTTCATGGGTGGTTCCAGATCATGCATTCTGGACTTTTGGGGCCAACAATTTTTGCAGTGGGTTATTCATGCAAAGGTACTCAACTTACTGTTTGTATGGCTGGAAACAGGTAGCAACGCTGCATTTTGAAATACCGCGTGCGTTTGATTGATGCAAGTCGAAGGAACTGGAGCATCCGCAGTACCTTTGCCTGACTCAAGCCAGCaaacaaaatggcagcactcATTCAAATGTTCCCTAGAGGCTTCTTTCCTATGACCTGCTGGCTAGACCAAAGTCTGCTGTGCCCGCCTGTGCATGTGACCTAGGAGCTGGAGAAGAGAAGATTCTGCCACCATGAACATGTTCTCTCTGATGCCTTGGCTTTCCTGAACACCTTCGAACCTAGGTTAATATGAATAAAGTGCCGTATACAGCATGTGAAGCATACCCATCACTTTCCCTTGTACTGCCTGAAGCATGTTCGATGCTCCCGCAATCCTGGAGCTGTCAGATAGGAGCAATGCTGTTTCAGTTTGGAAACACCTTTCACCAGAGGTTAGAAGAACTGAGCCGTAACAGAAACCACATAAAAACGTTATTTCATGCTGaggaaaacttacacacactggcttaacgtaacaatgaaaaaaaattgtttcaaaGTTAGTTCGTGCTGCACATGAACTCATCTGATAGGTAGCTGGATAGAATGGTGTAGCCTATGTAATATTAAATAGAATATAA includes these proteins:
- the LOC135375129 gene encoding uncharacterized protein LOC135375129, translated to MRHVANIHVHPNPLHPACFHGDLGERLWLQEGSENFCKLREMIMAKSLTADLPQVSPREQTYGLEAFHSLLIHFAPKSTAFSYDGMMARIRIAAFHYNFNDERIVLKNDDGSDRCTLKPSKQAKRRGGGSTEGVRLIRLHYRLFTELFKCLEQWPSYKEATLANTTTTKPSLCGTYGIKPTLQDATAVHHSRFRNSSIASTQ
- the LOC135393336 gene encoding uncharacterized protein LOC135393336, which gives rise to METDSASQYSFTGLEPDSGVYSDEENDLTVTINHNDSPFSTDPVPVRASLETETSDPYTEECRTQSNEWCTCGRCHPQETNEFVCCRELDAGTVCDDECVDCITVHDLFQLMCLHRRQLQVRSRFLRNERPFYMERCSSGDTNRALRYTAYREFVVLVHGRGLGAGQRRRIPGCALRRIR